The proteins below are encoded in one region of Bremerella sp. P1:
- a CDS encoding DUF1501 domain-containing protein, with protein MKYSMCNNIELPNSRRDFLCRAGGGFGALAYTALTGQSLFAARENNPTGEKIPHHVGRAKNIIWLFMEGGPSHLDLFDYKPELNRLAGQKLPESFPRPVTAMGEINSPILECKRKWSQCGESGLWISDWLPHHHAIADELCVIHSCVSDGINHAGGVCQMNTGAVFGGRPSLGAWVSYGLGSASKSLPDFVVMKDSNSMVVNGVRAWGSGFMPSGHQGVLFEGGDEPLRNLNNPKGISSSQQKRKLEFINQLNRHHFEGRESNTDLDARIHSYELAARMQADAPEAIDLENEPEHIQKMYGLDQKETEVYGRQCLLARRLVERGVRFIQLYSGAGSKWDSHSNIEGNHSRLCRGVDKPIAGLIADLKQRGMLEDTLVMWGGEFGRTPMSEKGTGRDHNPTGFTMWMAGGGAKGGQTIGATDDLGLYAVEDKLHVHDIHATVMGMMGLDHTKVVYMHKGRPERVDLNEGHVHKGLVYGA; from the coding sequence ATGAAATACTCCATGTGCAATAACATCGAACTCCCCAATTCGCGTCGTGACTTTCTTTGCCGCGCTGGTGGCGGATTCGGAGCGCTGGCGTACACAGCACTCACGGGCCAATCACTCTTTGCCGCACGCGAAAACAATCCGACGGGCGAGAAGATTCCACATCACGTCGGCAGGGCGAAGAATATCATCTGGTTGTTTATGGAAGGTGGACCAAGTCATTTGGACCTCTTCGATTACAAGCCAGAGCTAAACCGCCTTGCCGGTCAAAAGCTGCCGGAGAGTTTCCCCCGGCCGGTCACTGCGATGGGTGAAATCAATTCTCCCATTCTAGAGTGCAAACGAAAATGGTCGCAGTGCGGAGAAAGTGGGCTGTGGATTTCCGACTGGCTGCCTCATCACCACGCAATCGCAGATGAACTGTGTGTCATTCACTCATGCGTATCTGATGGTATCAACCATGCTGGTGGCGTCTGCCAAATGAATACGGGTGCCGTGTTTGGCGGGCGTCCATCTCTCGGGGCATGGGTCTCCTACGGACTGGGTTCGGCTAGCAAGAGTCTTCCGGACTTCGTCGTGATGAAGGATAGTAACTCGATGGTGGTCAACGGAGTTCGTGCGTGGGGCTCCGGGTTTATGCCGTCCGGTCATCAAGGAGTGTTGTTCGAGGGGGGCGATGAGCCGCTGCGGAATCTTAACAATCCCAAAGGCATCTCATCTTCCCAGCAGAAGCGGAAGCTGGAGTTTATCAATCAACTAAACCGCCACCACTTCGAGGGCCGCGAATCGAACACTGACCTCGATGCTCGCATTCACAGCTATGAACTGGCGGCAAGGATGCAGGCCGATGCACCGGAAGCGATCGATCTTGAGAACGAGCCCGAACACATTCAGAAGATGTACGGACTCGATCAGAAGGAGACCGAAGTCTACGGTCGTCAATGCCTCCTGGCACGACGGTTAGTCGAGCGAGGCGTGCGTTTCATTCAGCTCTACTCTGGGGCTGGCAGCAAGTGGGATAGTCATAGCAATATCGAAGGCAATCACTCACGTCTTTGCCGCGGCGTGGACAAGCCGATTGCAGGCCTGATCGCGGATCTGAAACAACGCGGAATGCTGGAAGATACGCTCGTCATGTGGGGTGGTGAATTCGGCCGTACACCGATGAGTGAAAAAGGAACGGGACGCGATCACAACCCAACAGGTTTCACGATGTGGATGGCCGGTGGTGGAGCCAAAGGCGGACAAACGATTGGTGCGACGGATGATCTTGGATTGTATGCAGTCGAAGACAAACTGCACGTGCACGACATTCATGCGACCGTGATGGGCATGATGGGGCTTGATCACACAAAGGTCGTCTACATGCACAAAGGAAGACCTGAGCGTGTTGATCTTAACGAAGGTCATGTGCATAAGGGACTCGTGTACGGCGCATAA